The following nucleotide sequence is from Thermogemmatispora onikobensis.
GATAAAATCCTGGAAGAGAACAAGGGGCCGCTCGATGAGGAACGGGTCATCCGCTGGATGACCAAGGTCTGCGAGGCGCTCAGCTACATTCACTCGCGCAATCCACCGATCATTTTGCGCGACCTCAAGCCGGGCAACATCATGATTACGCCGGAGGGCGACGTTCAGCTGATCGACTTTGGGATCGCACGCCGCTTCAATCCCAATAAGCGCACCAACACTGAGAACCTGGGCACCATTTCCTATGCCTCGCCTGAGCATCTTGGCTCAATCACCGCTCCGGGCCAGAAGCGCTCACCTCAAAACCCCGGTCGCCTGGTGCAAACCGACGCCCGCTCGGACATCTATTCGCTTGGGGCCACGATGTATCACTTGCTGACCAACCAGGAGCCGGAGCCGATGCAGACGCCGGCCCCGGGCAGCATCCGGGCCAAGAATCCGAAGCTGCGCACGATCCAGGTGGACGGGCGCATCATCTGCCCGATCGAACAGGTCATTATCAAAGCCATGCAGCAGGACCCGGCCCATCGTTTCCAGAGCGCCGAGGCCATGCGAGTAGCCTTGCAGCAGTGCCTGCCGGGCCAGGCAGCGCCTGCGACCATTCAGATTCCGGCGATCTCGCCCAAGGCGACCATTGTGGTACCGGCCACACGTGGACAGGCTCCCGTCCCGGGGGGGTCACCCTCTCAAGCGCCCCAGGGACCCGGGCCAGTTTGTCCTCGCTGTGGTCTCCAGAACCGTCCCGGGGCCAAATTCTGCAAGCGCGATGGTCAGCCCCTCTTCCAGGGGGCAGCAGCGGTTCCACCCAACGTACGCATGCAGGCCCAGGCCTACGCCTCACTGCCAGCAGGTGTTGTGCGCCAACCTATTCGCGCCCGCCCTATCTCTGTCGGTGCCCCGGTCAGCAACGACCCTCTGGCCTTCTATCGGCGCGGTTTGCAAGATCTCAACAACCGGCGCTACCTCGAGGCCATCGAGGAATTCAAGCAAGCGCTGGCCCTCGGGCGCCCTACCTACGACGTGCTCTATAGCCTGGCTCGAGCGTATCGCCAATATGGCCAATCCCTGCGCGATAAGGATGAGAAACTTTTCCACGAAAATATGACCCATGCCGCCGAGCACTTCGCCCAGGCGGCCAATACCCGGCAGAACGCCCTGGATGCCTACTTCCAGCTCGGCCTCTGCTATCTCGACCTGGGCCTTTACTCCAAGGCCGAGGCCGCTTTCAAAGAGGCGCAGCGCATCGCCCCCCAGGATGCCGCCATCTATTACCAGCTGGGGCAAGTGGCAATGAAACAGGGTTACCAGCGCGAGGCCGAGGGCTACCTGCTCGAAGGGCTGAAGATCAATCCCGATCACGCCCTCATTCTGCTCACCCTGGGCCGCCTTTACAGCGAAACGCGCCAGTACAACTCGGCGATCCGCGTCCTCCAGGAGGCCACACGCTGCGACCCCTCTCATGGAGATGGCTGGTACGAGCTGGGTCGCGCCCACATGCGCGCCAATCAGTGGAATCAGGCCCTCAGCGCCCTGGAACAGGCACGGCAACGTGATCCCGAGCGAGCCGAGATCTACAGCGCCATGGCCACGTGCTATCTAAAAATGCGCAAAAAGGTGGAGGCCAGACAAATGCTCCGCGAAGCCCTGCAGCGCGATCCCAATAACGCTGAGGCTCTGCGCCTGCAAAAGCAGCTGTGATGGGTCCGACCGATGGCACTCGATGGTCTCGCCAGCCATAATAAGGAATTGAATCGTCGCCAGCCACTCCTGAAGCCGAACACCAGAAGAAGAAGAAGAAGAAGAGAGGACCGAATCCGTCTCAGAGAGCGAGGAGAGCAGGTATGATCTGTCCAGTTTGCAGCACGCCCAATCGGGACGATGCGAAATTCTGCAAAAGCTGTGGGCGCTCGCTTCCGCGGGAAGCCCCCGCCAGCGAAAGTTCCGCCGTCTCCGAGCAGTCAATCCGACAATCCCAGGAAGCGGAGCGCACCGCCGCCAGCCAGGGGCCGGAAGACCCAAGCCTGGCCCCGACACTGATCCTGACACCCGAGCGCATGATGGCCTATCATAGCCAGCGCTGGCAGCGCGAGCTAGAGGAGGCCGAGCGCCAGCAGAAGCAGCAACAGCCAGCCAGCAGTGGATCAGCACAAGAGGCCAGGGACGTCGCCGACCTGCCAACCATCTTGCTGGCTCCGGGAACTGGCGAGACACAGACCGAGGCTCGCGGAGGCCCAGGCCCAGGCAGCGCTGCTACCAGTGAGCAGCCTGCCGTTACTAGAGCGGCCCCTTCCAGCGAGAGTGGCAGCCAGACAAAGCCAGGCAGCGGCGAACTGAGAGGTGCCTCCGCGGCTCCCCCCCCAGAGAGTGAGCAAGCCGCAGACACCCCCGTCAGCAGCGCCGTCGACCGCCCGGCGGAGTCGGCAGAACCAGAAGCGACAGAAGATGAATTACAAGAAGGGACAAGAACCGCGGTGGAAGAGCTATCATCAGCAGATCAACCTGCTCAGCCAGAGGCCAGCGACCAGACCTCTACAGCCAGTGCTGGGCCTGTTACTCCGAGCCAGCCAGTAGAGGATGCGAGTACCGAAGCAGCGGCAGCAGCGAGCAGCGGGCCACTAGAGAGCGGTACCCTCCTGGGTGGGCGCTACCTGATTAACCAGCTCGTTCGAGAAGAGGAACACGAGCGCATCTATCAGGTCACCGACCAGCAGGGCTACCAGCACTGTTGGAACTGCGGCAGCCAGGAGAATGCCGAAGGAGATGAGTTCTGCATCAACTGCGGCGCCGAATTGCTGGGTATGTCCTACCTTCTGCACGAATTCAGCGACGAGCAGGCCAGCCCCGAGATCCAGGTCACTGGCGGCCACGTTGTGAACACCTTCATCGAAGGAGGGCGCACCTACGCCGTAGAACAGCCGCAGGCCGAACGCGATCCCTTCCCCGAGGGCGTCCATCTGATCGCAGCGGCCCTCTCCGACGCCGGCATCGTCCGCCGCGATGAGCCGAACGAGGACAGCACCCTCCTGCTCCTCCTGGAGCGCTCTCACGAATCCATCTCCCAGCCAGTAGGCCTCTTCATTGTCGCCGACGGCATGGGAGGGCACGCCAGCGGCCAGCTTGCCAGTCGCGTCGCCATCAATACCATCGCCGAGCGCATCGCACGCGACCTGCTGGTAGCCCCCCTGAGCGCCGAAAAGGAGAGCCAGCAAGCACCGGCGCCAGCTGAGGAAGAGCAGCTCGTGCTTCTGCTGCAGGAAGCCGTCGAGGAGGCCAACAGCCGCCTCAGCCAGATCAACCAGCAGAACAAGACCGATATGGGTTGCACCCTGACCGGTTTTATGATTGTGGGGCGCCACTCGTATATCGTTAATGTGGGCGACAGTCGTACCTACATGGTCCGTGGCGGTCAGCTTTATCAGCGGACGACCGATCACTCGCTCGTGGGGCAGCTTGTGGCAGGCGGCCTGATCCAGCCAGACGAAGTCTACACCCATCCGCAGCGCAGCCAGATCTTCCGTAGCCTGGGCGATCGCCCCAACGTGCAGATCGATCTCTTCAAGCAAGAGCTTTACCCGGGCGACATCCTGCTGAGCTGCTCAGACGGGCTATGGGAGATGGTACGCGACCCACAGATCGAGAGCATTCTCAACGCAGCCCCGGACCCACAGACAGCCTGTGCCCAGTTGATAGAGGCAGCCAATGCAAATGGGGGAGAAGACAACATCAGCGCTGTTGTGGTCTTTGTACGTTGAACACTATGATATACTGAAGGCTGCCACCAATGAAAGGAGCTGATAGACTATGCCTGGTGAGGTAGTGCTGGCGTATCAGCTGGGGAAGGACTACATGCCGGTCACCGGTGGGAGCCAGCTCGCCTATGTCCTGCTGGAGGCCAAGCCCACCGAGATGATGGCCCAGGTCCGCCTCCCCCTGAATTTTGCCCTGGTGCTGGACCACTCTGGTTCCATGAAAGGGGCCAAGCTGCACAATGTCAAAGAGGCGGTCAAGATGGTCATCGATCACCTGGAGCCGACCGACTACGTCTCTGTCATTGTCTTCGACGACACAGCCCAGGTCATCATCCCCTCGATGCCGGCCCAGGACAAGGTGGGCATGAAGGCGGCCATCGACCGCATTCGCGACGGTGGTGGTACCACCATGTCGCTGGGCATGATCCAGGGCCTCAACGAACTGCGACGCTACAGCTTCCCCAACACCGTCAACCGCATGATTCTCCTGACGGATGGGGTCACTTACGGTGACTCGGATCGCTGTCGCCAGCT
It contains:
- a CDS encoding protein phosphatase 2C domain-containing protein, whose translation is MICPVCSTPNRDDAKFCKSCGRSLPREAPASESSAVSEQSIRQSQEAERTAASQGPEDPSLAPTLILTPERMMAYHSQRWQRELEEAERQQKQQQPASSGSAQEARDVADLPTILLAPGTGETQTEARGGPGPGSAATSEQPAVTRAAPSSESGSQTKPGSGELRGASAAPPPESEQAADTPVSSAVDRPAESAEPEATEDELQEGTRTAVEELSSADQPAQPEASDQTSTASAGPVTPSQPVEDASTEAAAAASSGPLESGTLLGGRYLINQLVREEEHERIYQVTDQQGYQHCWNCGSQENAEGDEFCINCGAELLGMSYLLHEFSDEQASPEIQVTGGHVVNTFIEGGRTYAVEQPQAERDPFPEGVHLIAAALSDAGIVRRDEPNEDSTLLLLLERSHESISQPVGLFIVADGMGGHASGQLASRVAINTIAERIARDLLVAPLSAEKESQQAPAPAEEEQLVLLLQEAVEEANSRLSQINQQNKTDMGCTLTGFMIVGRHSYIVNVGDSRTYMVRGGQLYQRTTDHSLVGQLVAGGLIQPDEVYTHPQRSQIFRSLGDRPNVQIDLFKQELYPGDILLSCSDGLWEMVRDPQIESILNAAPDPQTACAQLIEAANANGGEDNISAVVVFVR
- a CDS encoding tetratricopeptide repeat protein, coding for DKILEENKGPLDEERVIRWMTKVCEALSYIHSRNPPIILRDLKPGNIMITPEGDVQLIDFGIARRFNPNKRTNTENLGTISYASPEHLGSITAPGQKRSPQNPGRLVQTDARSDIYSLGATMYHLLTNQEPEPMQTPAPGSIRAKNPKLRTIQVDGRIICPIEQVIIKAMQQDPAHRFQSAEAMRVALQQCLPGQAAPATIQIPAISPKATIVVPATRGQAPVPGGSPSQAPQGPGPVCPRCGLQNRPGAKFCKRDGQPLFQGAAAVPPNVRMQAQAYASLPAGVVRQPIRARPISVGAPVSNDPLAFYRRGLQDLNNRRYLEAIEEFKQALALGRPTYDVLYSLARAYRQYGQSLRDKDEKLFHENMTHAAEHFAQAANTRQNALDAYFQLGLCYLDLGLYSKAEAAFKEAQRIAPQDAAIYYQLGQVAMKQGYQREAEGYLLEGLKINPDHALILLTLGRLYSETRQYNSAIRVLQEATRCDPSHGDGWYELGRAHMRANQWNQALSALEQARQRDPERAEIYSAMATCYLKMRKKVEARQMLREALQRDPNNAEALRLQKQL